A genomic segment from Hypomesus transpacificus isolate Combined female chromosome 13, fHypTra1, whole genome shotgun sequence encodes:
- the LOC124476063 gene encoding E3 ubiquitin-protein ligase TRIM39 has translation MAEKTDQRGPGEQPGHTDPEEQGGPQPGHVDPEEQGGSQPGHVDPGEQGGSQPGRVDPGEQGGSQPGRVDPGEQGGSQPGLDPQEQGLEESESVCPGCQAAGALVLPCGHRLCQVCVELCQRELGGQGGCTVCYGRNLLDCVLNRLLDSLFQGQSRRPGRGGRSGEAGGQCPEHGEMFSMFCMEEEELVCSECQREEHEEHECCSVEDAALDCKRELQSSLRPLQSKLDSLNTALHTSQAIAQHIKNQSEHAERVVGEEFEKLHHFLRDEEAALMSSIKEEEEEKSRKMKERMERIMDDIACLTDAIRETEEAMAVEDVIFLKNFKKTSERTQLSVEEPEVVSGSLLDLAQHLGCIRYHAWENMQNLVHYTPVTLDPNTADACLSVSDNLISVRYSEEEEEGRHLPDNRERFRYHECVLGSEAYSSGSHKWEVEVGENSCWALGVAQDNFPRKEWFPPDPEKGLWVVCFTGGQYRACSPTGTPLTLKKKTQRVRVHLDWERARLTFSDASDNSIIYSFKHRFTRRVFPYLSTSCRRHPLTISAGRVSVSAE, from the exons ATGGCAGAGAAGACAGACCAGAGAGGTCCCGGTGAGCAGCCTGGGCATACTGACccagaggagcagggtgggCCACAGCCTGGACATGTTGACccagaggagcagggtgggTCCCAGCCTGGACATGTTGACCCAGGGGAGCAGGGTGGGTCCCAGCCTGGACGTGTTGACCCAGGGGAGCAGGGTGGGTCCCAGCCTGGACGTGTTGACCCAGGGGAGCAGGGTGGGTCCCAGCCTGGGCTGGATCCCCAGGAGCAGGGCTTGGAGGAGTCGGAGTCCGTGTGCCCGGGCTGCCAGGCGGCGGGGGCTCTGGTTCTCCCCTGCGGACACCGTCTCTGCCAGGTCTGCGTGGAGCTGTgtcagagagagctgggaggcCAGGGAGGCTGCACTGTCTGCTACGGACGCAACCTGCTGGACTGTGTCCTCAACCGCCTGCTGGACTCCTTGTTCCAGGGGCAGTCCCGAAGGCCGGGGAGGGGCGGGAGGTccggggaggctggggggcagtGTCCAGAGCACGGGGAGATGTTCAGCATGTTctgcatggaggaggaggagctggtgtgCTCAGAGTGTCAGAGGGAGGAACACGAGGAGCACGAATGTTGCTCCGTAGAGGACGCGGCGCTGGACTGCAAG aGGGAGTTGCAGTCCTCTCTCAGGCCTCTCCAGAGCAAGCTGGATTCGCTGAACACTGCCTTGCACACCAGCCAGGCCATAGCCCAGCATATCAAG aaccaatcagagcatgCGGAGCGCGTGGTGGGGGAGGAGTTTGAGAAGCTGCACCATTTCCTCAGAGACGAAGAGGCGGCTTTGATGTCTTCaataaaagaggaggaggaagagaagagccggaagatgaaggagaggatggagagaatcATGGATGACATCGCGTGTCTGACAGACGCCATCAGGGAGACGGAAGAGGCCATGGCTGTTGAAGATGTGATCTTCTTAAAG AATTTCAAGAAGACTTCTGAGAG GACCCAGTTGAGCGTGGAGGAACCAGAGGTGGTGTCTGGGTCTCTGCTGGACCTGGCCCAGCACCTGGGCTGCATCCGGTACCACGCCTGGGAGAACATGCAGAACCTGGTGCACTACA CGCCGGTGActctggacccaaacacagccgACGCATGCCTGAGCGTGTCCGACAACCTGATCAGCGTGCGCtacagtgaggaggaggaggaggggcgccATCTCCCAGACAACCGCGAGAGATTCCGCTACCACGAGTGCGTCCTGGGCTCCGAGGCCTACAGCTCTGGCTCCCACaagtgggaggtggaggtgggagagaaCAGCTGCTGGGCCCTGGGTGTGGCCCAGGACAACTTCCCCAGGAAGGAGTGGTTCCCCCCAGACCCGGAGAAGGGCCTGTGGGTGGTCTGCTTCACCGGGGGGCAGTACCGGGCCTGCAGCCCTACCggcacccccctcaccctgaagaagaagacccaGAGAGTCAGGGTGCATCTGGACTGGGAACGGGCCAGACTCACCTTCTCGGACGCCAGCGATAACTCCATCATCTACTCGTTTAAACACAGGTTCACCAGGAGGGTGTTCCCTTACCTGTCCACCAGCTGCAGACGACACCCTCTGACCATCTCTGCTGGGAGGGTGTCTGTCTCGGCAGAGTAG